The genome window ACTGTTTTGGTACATCAGTGAATCCAATGTGGTGCGATTTGCGGGCCGTTAGCTCAATTGGCAGAGCAACTGACTCTTAATCAGTAGGTTGGGGGTTCGATTCCCTCACGGCTCACCATGCAACCGTTAAGTCTCCTCGCGTTGATTCCAATGCGTTCGTCTTCGGCCCACAACAATAGCAGACACGCGAACACCTTGGAGCATGTGAGCCGCCTTTAAGCGATTCCGCAGAGGCGGTTTGACAATTTTGAGACTTGGGGAAGAACCGGATCAGCAGCATCTCTTTTCGAAAAAACCGTGAGAGATTCAATCGTTTCGTCATCGAGGAATGCTTCCACTTCGAAAACAAATGTGGCATAATTTCGCCGCCAGCAGGATACAGGGCCGCATGAGCAGAGTCTGCAAATTCCTTGCACTCATACCATTACTGTTTGTTGTGCTCTTCGGGGGATGCGCCGATAGCGACGCGCCGGCGCAAGGATCAGCAACCAGTGGAGAGATTGCGCGACCGCAGGACAGCGCCGCTGTCCCGGTGATGGTGGCTGAGGCCGGGCGGCAGACGATTCCGATCGAATTGACCGCAATCGGTACGGGCAAAGCTTTCCAGACGGTCTCCGTGGAGTCGCAGGTCGCGGGCATCGTCGAAGAAGTCCATTACCGGCAGGGCCAGTTCGTCACCAAAGGTGATTTGCTTGTAACACTGGATAAGGAACCCTTTCTCGCGGCTAATGCGCAGGCCGAGGCCGCTCTGGCAAGGGACAAGGCCCAGGCCCAGCTCAGCCAGGCGGAGCTTCAGCGCACTCAACAGCTCTATAAAGAAGGGATTGTTTCCCCACAGCAGAACGATCAATCACAGGCGAGTTCGGCGGCCGCAGCGGCCACGGTCCAAGCCGACGAGGCGGCCATTCGCACGGCCAAAATCCAACTCTCTTATTGCTCGATTTACGCTCCCATCAGCGGGGTCACCGGAGAACAGCTCATTTCGCCCGGATCAACCGTAAAGGCGAATGATGTGCCAACGCTGGTGGTGATCAATCAAATTGATCCCATTTACGTCATTTTTTCTGTTCCACAGCAGTATCTGGAAGCGATTAAAGATTCGATGGCGCGCTCCCGTTTGCGCGTTAGTGCAACGCCACCCGGCGCCTCCAGTGCTGAAACAGGTGTTCTGACGTTTGTGAACAACACGGTCGACACCACAACCGGCACCATCCAGTTGATGGCAACATTTCCCAACACGGACCACCACCTTTGGCCCGGCCAGTTTTCGAATGTCGTGCTGAATCTTGGCAAGCAGCAGGATGTGCTGGTGGTGCCCTCGCAAGCGGTCCAGGCAGGGCAGCAAGGCGATTACGTGTTTGTAGTCAAGCAGGACAAGACCGTTGATGTCCGGCAGGTGAAGGTGGGGCAAACGGTTAACAACAGCACGGAAATCCTGCAGGGCCTCACTGGGGGAGAAACCGTCGTTACGGACGGCCAGGTGCGGCTGGTTCCAGGCACCAAGGTCTATTTCACCAAGACCCTGTAGCAAGGCGCGAACGCATGAACCTTTGCGAACCTTTCATTCGCCGCCCCGTCATGACCAGCCTCCTGATGCTGGCCATTCTTCTCTTCGGCATTATCGGCTACCGCTATCTGGCTGTCAGTGACCTGCCCAACGTCGATTTCCCAACCATCGAGGTTTCTGCCGGGCTCCCCGGCGCCAGTCCCGAGACGATGGCTTCCTCGGTGGCGACCCCTCTGGAAAAGCAGTTCACCACGATTGCCGGCCTGGATTCGATGACATCCACCAGTTCTCTGGGCAATACGTCGATCACGCTGCAGTTCGACCTCAGCAGGAACATCGATTCGGCCGCCCTCGATGTGCAGTCGGCCATCGCCGCGGCCGCCAGCCAACTCCCGTCCAACTTGCCCTTTCCTCCGACCCTGAAAAAAGTGAATCCGGCCGACCAGGCCATCTTTATGCTGGCGGTGACTTCACCGACTCTTCCACTCTATAAAGTGGACCAGTACGCGGAAGACCTGATTGCCGAGCAGATTTCAATGATTCCCGGCGTTGCACAGGTCGGCGTCAACGGCGCGGCAAAGTACGCTGTACGTGTCCAGTTGAACCCCAAGTCGCTGGCCAGCCGTCAGATTGGTATTGAT of Terriglobia bacterium contains these proteins:
- a CDS encoding efflux RND transporter periplasmic adaptor subunit, yielding MSRVCKFLALIPLLFVVLFGGCADSDAPAQGSATSGEIARPQDSAAVPVMVAEAGRQTIPIELTAIGTGKAFQTVSVESQVAGIVEEVHYRQGQFVTKGDLLVTLDKEPFLAANAQAEAALARDKAQAQLSQAELQRTQQLYKEGIVSPQQNDQSQASSAAAAATVQADEAAIRTAKIQLSYCSIYAPISGVTGEQLISPGSTVKANDVPTLVVINQIDPIYVIFSVPQQYLEAIKDSMARSRLRVSATPPGASSAETGVLTFVNNTVDTTTGTIQLMATFPNTDHHLWPGQFSNVVLNLGKQQDVLVVPSQAVQAGQQGDYVFVVKQDKTVDVRQVKVGQTVNNSTEILQGLTGGETVVTDGQVRLVPGTKVYFTKTL